The following proteins are encoded in a genomic region of Pyxicephalus adspersus chromosome 9, UCB_Pads_2.0, whole genome shotgun sequence:
- the PABPN1L gene encoding embryonic polyadenylate-binding protein 2: protein MSEEVVKPKLDVTWNMSEKVIKPERDVTWDMSQKAIKQELGLSESDHGDECDPDDPELRAIRMRVREMEEETERLKDLTTDDISTGSPTSEQKNQSLQCTRRRARGGGLRQIPREHCFGYNRQNPFSPSFTERHLPFFGQPAGVPHLMTAEEKREIDKRSIYVGNVDYGGTAQDLESHFSSCGSINRITILCDKYTGHPKGYAYIEFAEQCSVEAAIDLDESVFRGRTIKVSPKRTNVPGISTTDRGNFPGRSRGNFPRAQRPRGRPYRGRRRPGRWNSSY, encoded by the exons ATGTCTGAAGAAGTTGTCAAACCAAAGCTCGATGTGACGTGGAATATGTCTGAAAAAGTTATCAAACCAGAGCGGGATGTGACATGGGATATGTCCCAAAAAGCTATAAAACAAGAACTAGGACTAAGTGAAAGTGACCATGGTGATGAGTGTGACCCGGATGATCCC GAACTTAGGGCCATCAGGATGCGTGTACGGGAGATGGAAGAGGAGACGGAGCGCCTAAAGGATCTGACAACAGATGACATTTCTACAGGCAGTCCCACCAGTG AACAGAAAAACCAATCTCTTCAATGCACCCGCCGCCGTGCAAGAGGAGGAGGTTTGCGGCAAATTCCCAGGGAGCACTGTTTTGGGTACAACCGGCAGAACCCATTTAGTCCATCATTCACAGAGAGACATTTGCCTTTCTTTGGCCAGCCTGCAG GGGTTCCCCATCTAATGACCGCAGAAGAGAAGCGGGAGATCGATAAACGCTCTATATATGTTGGGAAT GTGGATTATGGAGGTACAGCCCAGGATCTAGAATCTCACTTCAGTAGCTGTGGATCCATCAACCGGATTACCATTCTATGTGATAAATACACTGGCCACCCTAAAGG ctATGCATATATTGAATTTGCAGAACAATGCTCTGTTGAAGCAGCCATAGACCTGGATGAAAGTGTGTTCCGTGGAAGAACTATCAAG GTTTCGCCCAAGAGGACAAATGTGCCAGGAATCAGCACTACTGACAGGGGTAACTTTCCAGGAAGATCCAGAGGAAACTTTCCTAGAGCACAAAGACCCAGAGGGCGGCCATACAG AGGACGCAGAAGGCCAGGTCGGTGGAATAGCTCATACTGA
- the TRAPPC2L gene encoding trafficking protein particle complex subunit 2-like protein isoform X2 yields MAVNYPLYIRSIPTEDQLKFHYTVHTSLDVVDEKISAMGKALVDQRELYLGLLYPTEDYKVYGYVTNSKVKFVMVVDSSNTALRDNEIRSMFRKLHNSYTDVMCNPFYNPGDPIQSRGFDNTVSSMMVPAC; encoded by the exons aTGGCAgtg aacTATCCGTTATACATTCGCAGTATCCCCACTGAGGATCAGTTAAAGTTCCATTACACCGTCCACACCTCCCTGGATGTGGTGGATGAGAAAATCTCTGCTATGGGGAAAGCTTTGGTGGATCAAAGGGAACTTTACCTGGGGCTGTTGTATCCTACAGAGGACTACAAAGT ATATGGCTATGTCACCAACTCCAAAGTTAAATTTGTCATGGTGGTAGATTCCTCTAACACGGCTCTCCGCGACAATGAAATCCGCAGT ATGTTCCGTAAACTTCATAACTCCTATACAGATGTGATGTGCAATCCCTTCTATAATCCCGGAGACCCCATTCAGTCACG ggGTTTTGACAACACAGTCTCCTCCATGATGGTGCCTGCATGCTGA
- the TRAPPC2L gene encoding trafficking protein particle complex subunit 2-like protein isoform X1, producing the protein MAVCVAVIAKENYPLYIRSIPTEDQLKFHYTVHTSLDVVDEKISAMGKALVDQRELYLGLLYPTEDYKVYGYVTNSKVKFVMVVDSSNTALRDNEIRSMFRKLHNSYTDVMCNPFYNPGDPIQSRGFDNTVSSMMVPAC; encoded by the exons ATGGCGGTGTGTGTAGCTGTCATCGCTAAGGAG aacTATCCGTTATACATTCGCAGTATCCCCACTGAGGATCAGTTAAAGTTCCATTACACCGTCCACACCTCCCTGGATGTGGTGGATGAGAAAATCTCTGCTATGGGGAAAGCTTTGGTGGATCAAAGGGAACTTTACCTGGGGCTGTTGTATCCTACAGAGGACTACAAAGT ATATGGCTATGTCACCAACTCCAAAGTTAAATTTGTCATGGTGGTAGATTCCTCTAACACGGCTCTCCGCGACAATGAAATCCGCAGT ATGTTCCGTAAACTTCATAACTCCTATACAGATGTGATGTGCAATCCCTTCTATAATCCCGGAGACCCCATTCAGTCACG ggGTTTTGACAACACAGTCTCCTCCATGATGGTGCCTGCATGCTGA